In Candidatus Desulforudis audaxviator MP104C, a genomic segment contains:
- a CDS encoding RNA polymerase sigma factor codes for MAFEFLKRRLVARDIQALEELFNQFHETVYKSAYFITHDRMLAEDVVQNTFLKAYDKIDQLKDSSRVESWLIQIAVNQARDEIRRRHRQAWSQEEAHLPGPPEELPEFQVVAREEHAVISAAIDGLAAEYQDVILLKYQFEMTTKRIAETLNIPEGTVKTRLRKARAILESVLRESGFAEQKVEGG; via the coding sequence ATGGCGTTTGAATTCTTAAAACGGAGACTGGTGGCGCGCGACATCCAAGCCCTTGAGGAGCTGTTTAACCAGTTCCACGAGACGGTTTACAAATCGGCTTACTTTATCACTCACGACCGGATGCTGGCGGAGGACGTGGTCCAGAATACTTTTCTGAAGGCATATGATAAAATTGACCAGTTGAAGGATTCCTCCCGGGTCGAATCGTGGTTGATCCAGATCGCGGTCAACCAGGCCCGGGACGAGATAAGGCGCCGGCACCGGCAGGCCTGGTCCCAGGAGGAAGCCCATCTGCCCGGCCCCCCGGAAGAACTGCCGGAGTTCCAGGTGGTAGCCCGGGAAGAGCACGCGGTGATCAGCGCCGCGATCGACGGTCTGGCCGCCGAGTACCAGGACGTGATCCTGCTCAAGTATCAATTCGAAATGACAACCAAAAGAATTGCCGAAACCCTGAACATTCCGGAGGGCACGGTCAAGACCCGGCTCCGGAAGGCCCGCGCGATCCTGGAGAGTGTGCTCCGGGAATCAGGTTTCGCCGAACAAAAGGTGGAAGGGGGGTGA
- a CDS encoding DUF4367 domain-containing protein, producing the protein MSSQWSEDSWEALMRKAVQHRMASAPEPRRDAQWRRIRQHLDAHPRRSGWVNLGPWSFSRMGLATYCLMLVILVAPLAFFQQLTGIADRLFAPLALTEQAPSTGKTEVAADDAKKRLAFERSAPVEKGGAELFGTGGGEPVGPSAGAPQPEAAPMLMGVPEPSGESASETQEPLPDSVTRTADKERAVQHGLTVDEVKATAPYPVRFPRLLPERFKLADITYEAHSAETGKVILYYEHPEGKYLRIEQQKTGRTHDEPPVQNGVPERVTVKGYPGKIVIRGEEWCDLQWTEGEITFRMWGQLSPAQMKEIAEAL; encoded by the coding sequence GTGTCCAGTCAATGGAGTGAAGACAGCTGGGAAGCATTGATGCGCAAAGCGGTCCAACACCGGATGGCCTCGGCCCCCGAGCCCCGGCGGGACGCGCAGTGGCGGCGCATTCGCCAACACCTGGACGCCCATCCCCGCCGCTCCGGTTGGGTGAACCTGGGTCCCTGGTCCTTCTCCAGGATGGGTCTGGCCACCTATTGCCTGATGCTGGTCATCCTGGTGGCGCCCCTGGCTTTTTTCCAGCAACTGACCGGTATTGCCGACCGGCTGTTCGCGCCGCTCGCCCTGACGGAACAGGCCCCTTCGACCGGAAAGACCGAGGTGGCGGCCGACGATGCAAAGAAGAGGTTGGCTTTCGAACGGTCCGCACCGGTCGAAAAAGGTGGAGCCGAACTCTTCGGCACGGGCGGCGGTGAACCGGTCGGGCCCTCGGCCGGAGCACCGCAACCGGAAGCGGCCCCGATGCTGATGGGCGTTCCGGAGCCGTCCGGGGAGAGCGCCTCCGAAACCCAGGAACCGCTGCCCGACTCGGTCACCCGGACCGCCGATAAGGAACGTGCCGTCCAGCACGGTCTCACCGTCGACGAGGTGAAGGCGACCGCGCCTTACCCGGTGAGGTTCCCCCGGCTACTGCCGGAACGGTTTAAGTTGGCCGATATCACCTACGAGGCGCACAGCGCGGAAACCGGCAAGGTGATCCTGTATTACGAGCACCCGGAAGGCAAATACCTGCGTATCGAACAGCAAAAGACCGGCCGCACCCATGACGAACCGCCCGTTCAAAACGGCGTGCCGGAGCGGGTGACCGTCAAAGGATATCCCGGCAAGATCGTCATCCGCGGGGAAGAATGGTGTGATCTCCAGTGGACTGAAGGAGAGATCACCTTCAGAATGTGGGGCCAGCTTTCGCCGGCTCAGATGAAGGAAATCGCGGAAGCGCTCTAG
- a CDS encoding DUF1540 domain-containing protein, protein MPGEIKCTVTECEYNRNVKCDAPMIQVDRNHASSAKSSDETKCETFKRRM, encoded by the coding sequence ATGCCTGGCGAAATCAAATGCACGGTCACCGAGTGCGAATACAACCGGAACGTCAAGTGCGATGCCCCGATGATCCAGGTGGATCGGAACCACGCGAGCAGCGCGAAGTCTTCGGACGAAACCAAATGTGAAACCTTCAAGCGGAGAATGTAA
- the addA gene encoding helicase-exonuclease AddAB subunit AddA: protein MSSRNWTGPQEAAIGCREKNLLVAAGAGSGKTAVLVERVIRRISDPAAPVDVDRLLVVTFTNAAAAEMRKRVAEALERELEKHPGMPLLEHQLRLLPQADITTIHSFCAELLRRYHYLIDLDPEFRVADETEAAILRQETLEEFFEEQYRVITGDPDLEFLVEAYGGERDDLKLQNLVSGLHRFARSNPWPEAWLARAAAFGADPQGLDGDGPLAWGLRDLVGTGLEAAVFELRAALEAAKAPGGPAVYADALAAEVEGTARLAGLVAGDWEPLRAAFLAFGFTPRLPAARAGVDQELKDLCSRCRKKAKERIQNLKETFFARRPEELLSEMAALGPAMRRLAALAADFGEAYRTAKLARNLVDFADLEHYCLQILLAPGSTPEAPVPSPVAAGLREYYVEVLVDEYQDINAVQETILRLVSRQDAAAPNLFMVGDVKQSIYRFRLAEPALFLEKYRAFDTGEDAGGARRIDLSHNFRSRESIIHAVNAVFRRIMTPAVGELAYDTAAELVCGGTPAQLEGSGPPVEVHLLGAPTSVGRDTAGTADDEPDRSDEADLTAVQREARLVAGIIRRLAGLGGECTVPYRDIVVLMRATTGKAGTYLEEFRRQNIPAYAKVGTGYFEAVEVETVLSLLKVIDNPHQDIPLAGVLRSPLVGLGAAELAAVRLADKEGDFFRAVVAAAGQGGRLGAVLAGFLERLEKWRSQARCGSLADLIWDVYRTTGYYDYVGGLPGGAGRQANLRALYDRARQYEATAFRGLFRFLRFIELLQEGGQDLGPAPALAESENVVRIMSIHQAKGLEFPVVILADMGRRFYMPDLNGEVLLHKDLGLGPYFVDPGARVSHPTAAWHVVRERLRREQLAEEMRILYVAMTRARERLILTGSAGRLEQAVLRWSHAAAGDGETLPVPVLAEAESFLDWVMPVLMAHPDGEPLRRLAVRSRPAAGTPKDRSRWEVHLHRPEDLEEAAGADPDTAAVLESLRRLAPIPADGGLDEAVHRALSWHYPWSALASCGAKISATEVKRRFAAAAAGEEEVPAVFPYRAPPARPAFLETARGLSPQAFGRAMHVVLQHLDLAGDLSVDGIRAQVAGLEEREFLTATEARAIDAEKLAGLFAGGLGRRLAGALWVRREWPFCLVVPAHEIYPGLEGHPEERVMVQGIIDCLFAEPDGLVLVDYKTDRVGPGGEAALADRYRGQLDLYARAVEAVLRRRVKERYLFLVMTGSAQIIQ from the coding sequence ATGAGTAGCAGAAACTGGACCGGGCCCCAAGAAGCGGCCATCGGCTGCCGGGAGAAGAACCTCCTGGTCGCGGCCGGTGCCGGCTCGGGGAAGACGGCGGTGCTCGTGGAAAGGGTGATCCGCCGCATTTCCGACCCGGCCGCGCCGGTGGACGTCGACCGGCTCCTGGTGGTCACCTTCACGAACGCCGCCGCGGCGGAGATGCGCAAGCGGGTGGCCGAGGCGCTGGAGCGCGAGCTGGAGAAACACCCCGGCATGCCGTTGCTGGAGCACCAGCTGCGGCTTCTGCCCCAGGCGGACATCACTACGATTCACTCCTTCTGCGCGGAACTACTCCGCCGGTACCACTACCTCATCGACCTGGACCCGGAGTTCCGGGTGGCCGACGAGACCGAAGCCGCGATCTTGCGCCAGGAAACCCTGGAGGAGTTCTTTGAAGAGCAGTACCGGGTGATCACCGGCGACCCCGACCTGGAGTTCCTGGTCGAGGCGTACGGGGGTGAACGGGACGACCTGAAACTACAGAACCTGGTGTCGGGTCTGCACCGGTTTGCCCGGAGCAATCCCTGGCCCGAGGCTTGGCTCGCGCGGGCCGCCGCCTTTGGCGCGGACCCGCAGGGTCTGGACGGGGACGGTCCGCTGGCGTGGGGCTTGAGGGACCTGGTGGGGACGGGGCTCGAGGCCGCCGTGTTTGAACTGCGGGCCGCCCTGGAAGCGGCAAAAGCGCCGGGCGGGCCAGCGGTCTACGCAGACGCGCTCGCCGCGGAGGTTGAAGGGACGGCGCGGCTCGCGGGCCTGGTGGCCGGTGATTGGGAGCCATTGCGGGCCGCCTTCCTGGCCTTTGGGTTCACGCCCCGGCTGCCGGCGGCCCGCGCCGGCGTGGATCAGGAACTAAAGGATCTGTGTTCCCGCTGCCGGAAGAAAGCCAAGGAGCGTATCCAGAACCTGAAGGAGACCTTTTTCGCCCGCCGCCCCGAGGAACTCTTAAGCGAGATGGCGGCCCTCGGCCCGGCGATGCGCCGGCTCGCAGCGCTGGCGGCCGATTTCGGGGAGGCCTACCGGACGGCCAAGCTAGCGCGCAACCTGGTGGACTTCGCCGACCTTGAACACTACTGCCTGCAGATCCTGCTGGCCCCGGGCTCCACCCCGGAGGCGCCCGTGCCCTCGCCGGTGGCGGCCGGACTCCGGGAATACTACGTCGAGGTGCTGGTCGACGAGTACCAGGACATCAACGCCGTTCAGGAGACCATCCTGCGCCTGGTGTCCAGGCAGGATGCCGCCGCGCCCAACCTGTTCATGGTGGGGGACGTGAAACAGAGCATTTACCGGTTCCGGCTGGCCGAACCGGCACTCTTTTTGGAAAAGTACCGCGCGTTTGACACGGGGGAGGACGCCGGCGGAGCCCGGCGCATCGACCTGAGTCACAACTTTCGGAGCCGGGAATCGATCATCCACGCGGTGAACGCGGTTTTCCGGCGGATCATGACTCCGGCGGTCGGAGAACTGGCCTATGACACGGCTGCGGAACTGGTATGCGGCGGCACGCCGGCCCAGCTCGAGGGGAGCGGCCCGCCCGTGGAGGTGCACCTGCTCGGGGCACCCACGTCAGTGGGTCGGGATACCGCCGGAACGGCGGATGACGAGCCGGACCGGTCGGACGAGGCCGACCTGACCGCCGTCCAGCGCGAGGCGCGGCTGGTCGCGGGGATCATCCGGCGCCTGGCGGGCCTCGGCGGGGAGTGCACGGTGCCCTACCGGGATATCGTGGTGCTGATGCGCGCCACCACTGGGAAGGCGGGCACCTACCTGGAGGAATTCCGTCGGCAGAACATCCCGGCGTACGCAAAGGTCGGCACGGGCTACTTCGAGGCCGTGGAAGTGGAGACTGTGCTGTCCTTGCTGAAGGTGATCGACAACCCGCACCAGGACATCCCGCTGGCCGGTGTGCTCCGCTCGCCCCTGGTGGGACTCGGCGCGGCGGAACTGGCCGCCGTCCGCCTCGCGGACAAAGAGGGCGACTTCTTCCGGGCGGTGGTGGCGGCGGCGGGGCAGGGCGGCCGCCTGGGCGCGGTCCTGGCGGGCTTCCTGGAGCGGCTGGAAAAGTGGCGCTCGCAGGCGCGGTGCGGGTCTTTGGCGGACCTGATCTGGGACGTGTACCGGACCACGGGTTACTACGACTATGTCGGCGGGCTGCCCGGAGGTGCCGGGCGGCAGGCCAACCTGCGGGCCCTATACGACCGGGCGCGCCAGTACGAAGCGACCGCCTTCCGGGGGCTGTTCCGGTTCCTGCGCTTCATTGAGCTGCTCCAGGAAGGGGGTCAGGACCTCGGGCCGGCCCCGGCCCTGGCCGAGAGCGAGAACGTGGTCCGGATCATGAGCATTCACCAGGCCAAGGGGCTGGAGTTTCCGGTGGTGATCCTGGCCGACATGGGCCGGCGGTTCTACATGCCGGACCTGAACGGGGAGGTGCTGCTGCACAAGGACCTCGGGCTCGGGCCATACTTCGTGGACCCGGGGGCCCGGGTCAGCCACCCCACCGCGGCGTGGCACGTCGTCCGGGAGAGGCTGCGCCGGGAGCAACTGGCGGAGGAAATGCGCATCCTGTACGTGGCGATGACCAGGGCCCGCGAGCGGCTGATCCTGACCGGCTCGGCGGGCCGGCTGGAGCAGGCCGTGCTCCGTTGGAGCCACGCGGCCGCCGGTGACGGGGAGACCCTGCCCGTGCCCGTGCTCGCGGAGGCCGAGAGTTTCCTGGACTGGGTGATGCCGGTTCTGATGGCGCACCCGGACGGCGAACCGCTGCGCCGCCTTGCCGTTCGCTCCCGCCCGGCGGCCGGAACGCCTAAAGACCGGTCCCGGTGGGAGGTGCACCTGCACCGGCCGGAGGACCTGGAAGAGGCGGCGGGGGCGGACCCGGACACGGCGGCCGTGCTCGAGAGCCTGCGCCGGCTGGCGCCGATACCCGCGGACGGCGGCCTGGACGAGGCGGTTCACCGGGCGCTGTCCTGGCACTATCCCTGGTCCGCCCTTGCCTCTTGCGGCGCAAAGATCTCGGCCACCGAGGTCAAGCGCCGTTTTGCGGCGGCCGCCGCCGGAGAGGAGGAAGTGCCTGCCGTTTTCCCGTACCGTGCGCCGCCCGCCCGCCCGGCATTCCTGGAAACCGCCCGGGGACTCTCGCCGCAGGCGTTCGGCCGGGCCATGCACGTGGTGCTCCAGCACCTGGACCTCGCCGGGGACTTGAGCGTGGACGGCATCCGCGCGCAGGTGGCCGGGCTGGAGGAAAGGGAGTTCTTGACGGCGACGGAGGCCCGGGCGATTGACGCTGAAAAGCTGGCCGGGCTGTTCGCGGGCGGCCTGGGGCGGCGCCTCGCCGGGGCGTTGTGGGTGCGCCGGGAGTGGCCGTTTTGCCTGGTCGTCCCGGCCCACGAGATTTACCCCGGGCTGGAGGGCCATCCGGAGGAGCGGGTGATGGTCCAGGGAATCATCGACTGCCTTTTCGCCGAACCGGACGGCCTGGTTCTGGTGGACTACAAGACCGACCGAGTGGGGCCGGGCGGCGAGGCCGCGCTGGCGGACCGGTACCGCGGGCAGTTGGATCTTTATGCCCGGGCCGTGGAGGCGGTCCTGAGACGGCGGGTTAAGGAGCGTTACCTTTTCCTGGTAATGACGGGTTCGGCCCAGATTATCCAGTAA
- the addB gene encoding helicase-exonuclease AddAB subunit AddB, protein MALRFILGRAGTGKTRLCLEEIRKELRQAPDGPPLVFLVPEQATFQTEYALALTPGLSGMFRAQVLSFRRLAWRVFSEVGGAARPHVGDVGKRMMLARILARRRNELRLFGRAAGQYGFSGTLAGVLSELKTYLVTPEALEQAVRMLPGTAETDSLQAKLEDLRLLYTDFERELAGKYIDPDDYLTLLAARLGESPTLRAAEVWVDGFAGFTPQEYAVLEALLKAAARVNVALCLDPRSGRREDLELFQVTRDTRARLAELARKNGVELERPVELAGPPARFRANPALAHLEREFFRRPTKKFAGPPENLRLVAAASRRAEVEGAAREILRLSRERGWRWRDVSLVVRNLADYHELVATVFADYGIPCFIDRKRPVRHHPLVELIRSALETVTENWTYDPVFRYLKTDLVPVSRGDVDLLENYVLAHGIKGAKWADPEDWHYRRSDALNRPVPNGTGAPAPSDRDRYLREKVNRIRRRAARHLLDFQRRVQAAGTVRELTAALYDLLSDLDVPGRIEEWSREAETEGRLEAAREHRQLWDGVVELLDQVVETLGDEALTPEEYGRILDSGMDGLQLALIPPALDQVLVGSLERSRNPDIRAAFVLGVSEGVLPGRHGGTGLFTDREREVLLAAGLEVAPDTRRKVYEEQYLVYIALTRAGHYLWVSYPLADEEGGALAPSSVIPRLRELFPGLREETLALEPEGTAPGADLPYVTAPGRTLGFLVTRLRDWKSGVTVDPVWWSVFNWFAAHAGWRERCAPVLAGLFYENREPRLDPELTPELYGSRLVVSVSRLEEFRGCPFAHFARYALRLKERDVCRLAAPDIGLFFHAALKTFEDRLREAGMEWDALESADCTRLASAVVEELAPQLQSEVLLSSPRLRFLTGKLERVVERTAGVMAAHARHSRFQPVAVEVAFGPGRDVPGPAYPLPGGGSVELAGRIDRVDVAHTDNAAYLRVIDYKAGPRSLALDDVYYGLNLQLLVYLEAGLREAAALAGRECRPAGAFYFRVQNPLLKGGTPVPPAEVAPRLLKAFRLQGLVLDDPALLRLMDDAIGSESAIVPAGLKQDGTVKKKPGVVSAAQLERLQEHVRRVVAETAAEIQAGVVAIAPYRKGQANACRYCAFKPVCAFDPLLESNRYRQLRALTAGELWRLLGLPEEDEPGDE, encoded by the coding sequence TTGGCTTTGCGGTTTATCCTGGGGCGGGCCGGTACCGGCAAGACCCGGCTCTGCCTGGAAGAGATCCGGAAAGAACTGCGGCAGGCGCCCGACGGGCCGCCGCTTGTTTTTCTCGTGCCTGAGCAGGCCACCTTTCAGACCGAGTACGCGCTCGCGCTCACCCCGGGCCTGTCCGGGATGTTCCGGGCCCAGGTGCTGAGTTTTCGCCGCCTGGCCTGGCGGGTGTTCTCGGAGGTGGGCGGGGCGGCCCGCCCGCATGTCGGCGACGTGGGCAAGCGGATGATGCTCGCCCGGATTCTGGCGCGTCGGCGGAACGAACTGCGCCTCTTCGGGCGGGCCGCCGGACAGTACGGCTTTTCCGGTACCCTGGCGGGCGTGCTCTCCGAACTGAAGACCTACCTGGTCACCCCCGAGGCCCTGGAACAGGCCGTCCGCATGCTGCCCGGCACCGCCGAGACGGACTCCCTGCAGGCCAAGCTGGAGGACCTGCGCTTGCTCTACACCGACTTCGAACGTGAACTCGCCGGGAAATACATCGACCCGGACGACTACCTGACCCTGCTGGCCGCCCGGCTTGGGGAAAGCCCCACGCTGCGGGCGGCCGAGGTGTGGGTGGACGGGTTCGCCGGCTTCACGCCGCAGGAGTACGCGGTGCTGGAGGCGCTCTTGAAGGCGGCCGCCCGGGTGAACGTGGCGCTCTGTCTGGACCCGCGTTCGGGGCGGCGCGAAGATTTGGAGCTTTTCCAGGTGACCCGGGACACCCGGGCGCGGCTGGCCGAGTTGGCGCGCAAAAACGGGGTGGAACTGGAGCGGCCGGTGGAGCTGGCCGGGCCGCCGGCGCGGTTTCGGGCGAACCCCGCGCTGGCCCACCTGGAGCGGGAGTTCTTCCGCCGCCCTACCAAAAAGTTTGCCGGCCCGCCGGAGAACTTGCGCCTGGTTGCGGCCGCAAGCCGCCGGGCGGAGGTGGAAGGGGCAGCCCGGGAAATCCTGCGCTTGAGCCGGGAGCGGGGCTGGCGCTGGCGGGACGTGTCCCTGGTCGTCCGGAACCTGGCGGACTACCATGAACTCGTGGCCACGGTGTTCGCCGACTACGGCATCCCGTGCTTCATCGACCGCAAGCGCCCGGTCCGGCACCACCCGCTGGTCGAGCTGATCCGCTCGGCCCTGGAGACGGTGACCGAGAATTGGACCTACGATCCGGTGTTCCGGTACCTGAAGACCGACTTGGTGCCGGTATCCCGTGGGGACGTGGACCTATTGGAGAACTACGTGCTGGCCCACGGCATCAAGGGGGCGAAGTGGGCGGACCCGGAAGACTGGCACTACCGGCGCTCGGACGCGCTGAACCGACCCGTGCCTAACGGCACGGGTGCCCCGGCGCCATCCGACCGCGATCGGTACTTGCGGGAAAAGGTGAACCGCATCCGGCGGCGTGCGGCGCGGCACCTGCTGGACTTCCAGCGCCGCGTTCAGGCGGCCGGGACGGTGCGAGAGCTGACCGCGGCCCTGTACGACCTTTTGAGCGACCTGGACGTGCCCGGACGGATCGAGGAGTGGAGCCGGGAGGCCGAGACCGAGGGGCGGCTGGAGGCCGCCCGCGAACATCGGCAACTCTGGGACGGCGTGGTTGAACTTCTTGACCAGGTGGTGGAAACCCTGGGGGACGAGGCCCTGACCCCGGAGGAGTACGGGCGGATCCTCGACTCCGGGATGGACGGGCTCCAGCTCGCCCTGATTCCGCCGGCGCTCGACCAAGTGCTGGTCGGTTCCCTGGAACGGTCCCGGAACCCGGACATCCGGGCGGCCTTCGTGCTCGGGGTGTCCGAGGGTGTCCTACCAGGCCGCCACGGCGGCACCGGGCTTTTCACCGACCGGGAGCGGGAGGTGCTGCTCGCCGCCGGCCTGGAGGTGGCGCCCGACACCCGCCGGAAGGTCTACGAGGAGCAGTACCTGGTGTACATCGCCCTGACCCGCGCCGGCCACTACCTGTGGGTGAGCTACCCGTTGGCCGACGAGGAGGGGGGCGCCCTGGCCCCGTCCAGTGTCATTCCCCGGCTCCGGGAGCTTTTCCCCGGGCTCCGGGAAGAGACGCTGGCCCTGGAACCCGAGGGGACCGCGCCCGGCGCGGACCTTCCTTACGTCACGGCGCCCGGCCGCACCCTGGGCTTTCTGGTCACCAGGCTCCGGGACTGGAAATCAGGCGTGACGGTGGACCCGGTGTGGTGGTCGGTATTCAACTGGTTCGCTGCTCACGCCGGCTGGCGGGAGCGGTGCGCTCCCGTGCTGGCCGGCCTTTTTTACGAAAACCGGGAACCGCGCTTGGACCCGGAACTGACCCCGGAACTGTATGGGAGCCGGCTGGTGGTCAGCGTGTCCCGGCTGGAGGAATTCCGGGGCTGCCCGTTCGCCCACTTCGCCCGCTACGCCCTGCGGCTTAAGGAGCGGGACGTGTGTCGGCTGGCCGCGCCGGACATCGGGCTTTTTTTCCACGCCGCGCTCAAGACCTTCGAGGACCGGCTGCGGGAGGCCGGCATGGAGTGGGACGCGCTGGAGAGTGCGGACTGTACCCGGCTGGCGTCCGCAGTGGTGGAGGAACTGGCGCCCCAACTGCAGAGCGAGGTTCTCTTAAGTTCGCCGCGCCTCCGGTTCCTGACCGGCAAGCTGGAGCGCGTGGTGGAGCGGACCGCCGGGGTGATGGCCGCCCACGCCCGGCATAGCCGCTTCCAGCCGGTGGCGGTGGAAGTCGCGTTCGGGCCGGGGCGGGACGTGCCGGGGCCGGCGTACCCGCTCCCCGGCGGCGGCTCGGTGGAGCTGGCCGGACGGATCGACCGGGTGGACGTGGCCCACACCGATAACGCCGCGTACCTGCGGGTGATCGACTATAAGGCGGGACCCCGGAGCCTGGCGCTGGACGACGTCTACTACGGCTTGAACCTGCAGCTTTTGGTGTACCTGGAGGCTGGCCTCAGAGAGGCGGCGGCGCTGGCGGGCCGGGAGTGCCGGCCGGCAGGCGCCTTCTACTTCCGGGTACAGAACCCGCTCCTCAAGGGCGGGACGCCGGTGCCGCCGGCGGAGGTGGCGCCGCGCCTCTTGAAGGCTTTCCGCCTGCAGGGTCTGGTGCTGGACGATCCAGCGCTCCTGCGCCTGATGGACGACGCCATCGGGAGCGAGTCGGCGATCGTGCCCGCCGGGTTGAAGCAGGACGGGACGGTGAAAAAGAAGCCGGGCGTCGTGAGCGCGGCGCAGCTCGAACGGCTGCAGGAGCACGTGCGCCGGGTGGTTGCGGAAACGGCGGCGGAAATCCAGGCCGGCGTGGTGGCCATCGCCCCGTACCGCAAGGGTCAGGCCAACGCCTGCCGGTACTGCGCTTTCAAGCCGGTGTGCGCCTTCGACCCCCTGCTGGAATCGAACCGCTACCGGCAGCTCCGCGCCCTGACCGCCGGGGAGCTGTGGCGCCTGTTGGGGCTGCCGGAGGAGGATGAACCGGGCGATGAGTAG
- a CDS encoding AAA family ATPase: MKLLYLTDTHIRGDNPLHRRDDFPATVRAKLLEVAGLVRALEVDAVLHGGDFFDQPSPELSVVGDFIRIFIEMGVPIYVVQGNHDIFACNPDTLEHTMLGLLHRVGTLHVLRRGERVYLESRGVRVQLTGTPFHFNMDRVDPLADYCVTKEDCDYAVHLAHGMLLDKPFFPGTPHTLVSTVAPHTAADYTLGSHAHFGYPDVEWDGRWFINPGSLVRLSVQPGDIQRTPQVLLLDFTGSRPVHTKIPLKSARPGHEVLDAGLAAAAAGRDGPGTVFGRFDRPECCTYLEPSEVLRETARAGGFAPEVVAAAARCLARAEGSRERGAHLTHLVLENFQSHLHTEFELAPGLNVILGESGQGKSAIVRALRWLLCREPARDEYVRAGAPGCRVTAVCGDGRRLVREHRLAAAPDGAPGSAVPAGARFLPAGEEGLQCGGLLALDRETAICLSVAQEREGPFLLGLPGVLRARALERMSGAALFEAARENTAAGGGGADPEAVRALLALAAVRARDEALARAEEVVGRALSFVFDVPMEFKIALREERQPAEADFLVSSGRPADPTRCRGYPERVPPGTLGGGPTAAYLNVHGGGVGDVVSLALRVAFLEVARPAVPGPLVLDEPAQQVSHRFLSRVARLLKGFTDSFGRQVIVTTHNQPLSGTADAVFVLRIESGASAVHDRGSSIRASSWRGRPPG; this comes from the coding sequence ATGAAACTGCTATACCTTACGGACACCCACATCCGCGGTGACAACCCGCTCCACCGCCGCGACGATTTCCCGGCCACGGTCCGCGCTAAGCTCCTGGAGGTCGCCGGACTCGTCCGCGCCCTGGAGGTCGACGCAGTGCTGCACGGCGGGGACTTTTTCGACCAGCCGTCGCCGGAACTCTCCGTGGTCGGGGATTTCATCCGGATCTTCATCGAGATGGGCGTGCCCATCTACGTGGTCCAGGGGAACCACGACATTTTCGCCTGCAACCCGGACACCCTCGAGCACACCATGCTCGGGCTCCTGCACCGGGTGGGTACTCTTCACGTGCTGCGCCGGGGGGAGAGAGTGTACCTGGAGTCGCGGGGGGTGCGCGTCCAGCTGACGGGCACCCCCTTTCACTTCAATATGGACCGGGTGGACCCGTTGGCCGATTACTGCGTGACCAAGGAGGACTGTGACTACGCCGTCCACCTGGCCCACGGGATGCTTCTGGACAAACCCTTCTTTCCGGGGACGCCGCACACCCTGGTGAGCACGGTCGCCCCGCACACCGCGGCCGACTACACGCTGGGGAGTCACGCCCACTTCGGCTACCCGGACGTGGAGTGGGACGGCCGCTGGTTCATCAACCCGGGTTCGCTGGTCCGGCTTTCGGTCCAGCCCGGCGACATCCAGCGCACGCCGCAGGTGCTGCTGCTGGATTTTACCGGCAGCCGCCCGGTTCACACCAAGATTCCGTTGAAGTCGGCCCGGCCCGGTCATGAGGTGCTGGACGCCGGCCTGGCCGCCGCGGCAGCGGGACGCGACGGGCCGGGGACCGTTTTCGGGCGGTTCGACCGTCCCGAATGCTGCACCTACCTGGAGCCATCCGAGGTGCTCCGGGAAACCGCGCGTGCCGGCGGCTTCGCTCCCGAGGTGGTCGCGGCAGCCGCCCGGTGTCTGGCCCGTGCCGAAGGGAGCCGGGAGCGAGGGGCGCACCTCACGCACCTGGTACTGGAGAACTTCCAGTCGCACTTGCACACCGAGTTTGAACTGGCGCCGGGGCTGAACGTGATCCTGGGCGAGTCCGGCCAGGGCAAAAGCGCGATCGTCCGGGCGTTGCGCTGGCTTTTGTGTCGCGAGCCGGCCCGGGACGAGTACGTGCGGGCCGGCGCTCCCGGGTGCCGGGTGACTGCGGTCTGCGGCGACGGGCGGCGGCTGGTTCGGGAACACCGGCTGGCCGCGGCGCCGGACGGCGCCCCCGGAAGCGCGGTGCCGGCGGGTGCGCGGTTTTTGCCGGCCGGAGAAGAAGGTCTCCAGTGCGGGGGGCTTCTGGCGCTGGACCGGGAGACCGCCATCTGTTTGAGCGTGGCGCAAGAACGCGAGGGGCCGTTCTTGCTGGGCCTGCCGGGAGTGCTCCGGGCCCGGGCGTTGGAACGGATGTCTGGGGCGGCGCTCTTTGAGGCGGCCCGGGAAAACACCGCGGCGGGCGGCGGGGGCGCAGACCCGGAAGCGGTACGGGCCTTGCTGGCCCTGGCTGCCGTACGCGCCCGTGACGAAGCCCTGGCGCGGGCCGAGGAGGTGGTCGGCCGGGCGCTGAGTTTTGTGTTCGACGTCCCGATGGAGTTTAAGATCGCGCTACGGGAGGAGCGGCAGCCAGCAGAGGCGGACTTTCTGGTGAGTTCCGGGCGACCCGCTGACCCGACCCGCTGTCGCGGGTACCCCGAGCGGGTACCCCCGGGTACCCTGGGGGGCGGCCCCACGGCGGCGTACCTCAATGTGCACGGCGGCGGGGTCGGGGACGTGGTGTCCCTGGCCTTGCGGGTGGCCTTTCTAGAAGTGGCCCGCCCGGCGGTGCCCGGGCCGCTGGTGCTGGATGAGCCGGCGCAGCAGGTCAGTCACCGGTTCCTGTCCCGCGTGGCCCGCTTGCTGAAGGGGTTTACAGACTCGTTCGGCCGCCAGGTGATCGTCACCACCCACAACCAGCCCCTGTCGGGCACCGCGGACGCCGTGTTTGTGCTCCGGATCGAGTCTGGGGCGAGCGCGGTTCACGACCGGGGCAGCTCGATCCGGGCTAGCAGCTGGCGCGGGCGGCCGCCGGGTTAA